The Salvelinus sp. IW2-2015 linkage group LG8, ASM291031v2, whole genome shotgun sequence genome window below encodes:
- the LOC111967046 gene encoding LOW QUALITY PROTEIN: C-reactive protein-like (The sequence of the model RefSeq protein was modified relative to this genomic sequence to represent the inferred CDS: deleted 1 base in 1 codon), with the protein MVFPYETDFSFVALIPQKEMGLRAFTLCMRVATELEGEQQIILFAYRTTDYDELNVWREKDGHVAFYLSGDGAFFHLPPITTFRTSLCLTWESRTGLAAFWVDGHRGTYQLYKPGYTIRPKGTVLMGQDTDKHLGDLEALQSFVGEVTDLNMWDYLLPRSQIQALHYGHKITKGNIFDWATIEYQLNGNVMVVDDD; encoded by the exons ATGGTCTTTCCGTATGAGACAGACTTCAGCTTCGTGGCGCTCATCCCCCAGAAGGAAATGGGCCTGCGCGCATTCACTCTGTGTATGCGTGTGGCCACCGAGCTGGAAGGTGAGCAGCAGATCATCCTGTTTGCCTACCGCACCACAGACTATGACGAGCTCAACGTGTGGCGAGAGAAAGATGGCCATGTCGCCTTCTACCTGAGCGGCGATGGCGCTTTCTTCCACCTGCCGCCCATCACCaccttcagaacaagtctctgccTCACCTGGGAGTCCCGTACTGGGCTGGCTGCCTTCTGGGTGGACGGCCACCGC GGCACCTACCAGCTGTACAAGCCGGGCTACACTATCCGGCCCAAGGGGACCGTCCTCATGGGGCAAGACACGGACAAACACCTTGGCGACCTGGAGGCTTTGCAGAGCTTTGTGGGAGAGGTGACCGACCTCAACATGTGGGACTATCTCTTGCCGAGGAGCCAAATCCAAGCCCTGCATTACGGACATAAGATCACCAAGGGAAACATCTTTGACTGGGCCACCATTGAGTACCAGCTGAACGGGaatgtgatggtggtggatgatgaCTGA